A single region of the Marinobacter nanhaiticus D15-8W genome encodes:
- the metF gene encoding methylenetetrahydrofolate reductase [NAD(P)H], which yields METQKQFKRRFSFEFFPPKTDQGKEKLQGVRDKLAAVNPDFFSVTFGAGGSTRDRTIDTVLSLHEQGISTAPHLSCVGGTRESIAELLDLYKENGINRIVALRGDLPSGMGSAGELRYANELVSFIREHSGDTFNIEVAAYPEFHPQARTAEEDLKNFARKIEAGANSAITQYFFNADSYFYFIDRLETMGITIPVVPGIMPIVNYSSLVRFSDMCGAEIPRWIRKQLDAYGDDSESIRKFGEEMITRMCEKLLEAGAPGLHFYTLNQANASLNIWNNLGLANRDKIAF from the coding sequence ATGGAAACCCAGAAACAATTCAAGCGTCGTTTCAGCTTTGAGTTCTTCCCACCCAAGACAGATCAGGGCAAGGAAAAGCTCCAGGGCGTGCGTGACAAACTGGCGGCAGTGAACCCGGACTTCTTCTCGGTCACCTTCGGCGCTGGCGGCTCAACCCGAGACCGCACCATCGATACGGTACTGAGCCTGCACGAGCAGGGCATCTCCACTGCCCCGCACCTATCCTGCGTCGGTGGTACCCGCGAAAGCATCGCCGAACTGCTGGACCTGTATAAGGAAAATGGCATCAACCGCATCGTCGCCCTGCGCGGGGACCTGCCCTCAGGCATGGGTTCTGCGGGCGAACTGCGCTATGCCAACGAACTGGTAAGCTTCATTCGTGAGCATTCCGGCGATACCTTCAATATCGAAGTGGCGGCCTACCCGGAATTCCACCCCCAGGCCCGCACGGCCGAGGAAGACCTGAAGAACTTCGCGCGCAAAATCGAAGCCGGCGCCAACAGCGCCATTACCCAGTACTTCTTCAACGCCGACAGCTACTTCTATTTCATCGACCGGCTGGAGACGATGGGCATCACCATCCCGGTGGTTCCAGGCATCATGCCGATCGTGAACTACTCAAGCCTGGTGCGCTTCTCCGACATGTGCGGCGCCGAAATTCCCCGTTGGATCCGCAAGCAGCTCGACGCCTATGGCGACGACAGCGAGAGCATCCGCAAGTTCGGCGAGGAGATGATCACCCGCATGTGCGAGAAGCTGCTCGAAGCTGGCGCACCGGGGCTGCACTTCTATACGCTCAACCAGGCCAACGCCAGCCTCAACATCTGGAACAACCTGGGCCTGGCCAATCGGGACAAGATCGCTTTCTGA
- a CDS encoding transporter substrate-binding domain-containing protein: MSSKWLKTLSATLALTVGTTVASAETLRAVTDPSFVPFEMMDQETGKMVGFDMDILAEVAERAGFDYNLNTMDFNGIIPALQTGNVDIALAGITITEEREKIVDFSDPYYDSGLRLLVRADNEDIKEFDDLEGKKIGTKIGSTSYDYLTKNIEDDEGVTPYPGSADMYMALMSGSVDAVFYDAPNVGYFARTKGEGRVETVGPLYEGQQYGIALKSGSKWVEDVNEALAAMKEDGTYKEIYEKWFGKMPEDQ; this comes from the coding sequence ATGAGCAGCAAATGGCTGAAGACCCTGAGCGCAACGCTCGCCCTTACCGTGGGCACCACAGTGGCCAGCGCAGAGACCCTGCGGGCCGTCACCGACCCCAGCTTCGTCCCGTTTGAAATGATGGACCAGGAAACCGGCAAGATGGTCGGCTTCGACATGGACATCCTCGCCGAAGTCGCCGAGCGCGCCGGCTTCGACTACAACCTCAACACCATGGACTTCAACGGCATTATCCCGGCCCTGCAAACCGGCAACGTAGATATCGCCCTGGCCGGCATCACCATTACCGAAGAGCGCGAGAAGATCGTCGACTTCTCCGACCCCTACTACGATTCCGGTCTGCGCCTGCTGGTCCGCGCCGACAATGAAGACATCAAGGAATTTGACGACCTGGAAGGCAAGAAAATCGGTACCAAGATCGGCTCCACGAGCTACGACTACCTGACCAAGAACATCGAAGACGATGAAGGCGTTACCCCGTATCCGGGCAGCGCCGACATGTACATGGCCCTGATGTCCGGCAGTGTCGACGCCGTATTCTACGATGCCCCGAACGTTGGCTACTTCGCCCGCACCAAGGGTGAAGGCCGGGTGGAAACCGTTGGCCCGCTGTACGAAGGCCAGCAGTATGGTATCGCCCTGAAAAGTGGCAGCAAGTGGGTTGAGGACGTAAACGAAGCCCTCGCCGCAATGAAGGAAGACGGTACCTACAAGGAAATCTACGAGAAGTGGTTCGGCAAGATGCCGGAAGACCAGTAA
- a CDS encoding amino acid ABC transporter permease, whose protein sequence is MESGFQFDWGAAIQSVPYLLKGIPYTLLISFGGLFIGFVIGIVMGLLSISRSRLLRWPATAYIEVFRGTPILVQVLFIFYGLPDIVGGPINALTAGIAAIALNSGAYISEVVRGGVQSIDKGQSEAGLSLGLSRSQTFWSVIWPQALRRMIPPLGNQAIVSIKDTSLFSVIGVGELVRQGQIYIATTFTAFEVYFMVALMYLAITLTLSFLLRLVERRGLAST, encoded by the coding sequence GTGGAATCCGGCTTCCAGTTTGACTGGGGCGCGGCGATCCAGTCCGTCCCCTACCTGCTTAAAGGTATTCCCTACACCCTGCTGATTTCCTTCGGTGGCCTGTTTATCGGTTTCGTGATCGGTATCGTGATGGGCCTGTTGAGCATCAGCCGCTCGCGTCTCCTGCGCTGGCCCGCCACGGCCTATATCGAGGTCTTCCGCGGTACGCCGATCCTGGTGCAGGTCCTGTTTATCTTTTACGGTCTGCCGGATATCGTCGGCGGCCCGATCAACGCGCTGACCGCCGGCATCGCGGCCATCGCCCTCAACTCCGGCGCCTATATCTCCGAGGTCGTGCGCGGTGGCGTGCAGTCCATCGACAAAGGCCAGAGCGAAGCCGGCCTGTCCCTGGGCCTGTCACGCTCACAAACCTTCTGGTCCGTGATCTGGCCCCAGGCCCTTCGTCGCATGATCCCGCCCCTGGGCAACCAGGCGATCGTCAGCATCAAGGACACCTCACTGTTTTCCGTCATTGGCGTGGGCGAACTGGTCCGGCAGGGCCAGATCTACATCGCCACCACGTTCACGGCGTTCGAGGTGTACTTCATGGTGGCCCTCATGTACCTGGCCATCACCCTGACCCTGTCGTTCCTGCTGCGCCTGGTGGAGCGGCGCGGACTGGCATCGACCTGA
- a CDS encoding amino acid ABC transporter ATP-binding protein yields the protein MDKIVRMQRLNKYFGDHHVLKDIDLSVDAGEVVVVIGASGSGKSTLIRCVNGLEEYESGELSVDNQKLEPKGGNQKALTEIRKEVGMVFQQFNLFPHLTVKENVMLAPRKVKSTDKAEAANIAMKLLDRVGIANQAEKYPSQLSGGQQQRVAIARALAMEPRLMLFDEPTSALDPEMIGEVLDVMRELAKEGMTMMVVTHEMGFAREVADRVIYIHGGQIVEEGKPADVFDNPQNERTQSFLSRVLKH from the coding sequence ATGGACAAGATCGTGCGCATGCAGCGCCTGAACAAGTATTTCGGCGATCACCATGTCCTCAAGGACATCGACCTCTCCGTCGACGCCGGTGAAGTGGTCGTTGTGATCGGCGCCAGCGGCTCTGGCAAATCCACGCTGATCCGTTGCGTGAACGGGCTAGAAGAGTATGAGTCCGGCGAGCTCAGCGTCGACAACCAGAAACTCGAACCCAAAGGCGGCAACCAGAAAGCCCTGACCGAGATCCGCAAGGAAGTGGGCATGGTGTTCCAGCAGTTCAACCTGTTCCCCCACCTGACGGTGAAGGAGAACGTCATGCTGGCGCCACGAAAGGTCAAGAGTACGGACAAGGCCGAAGCGGCCAACATCGCCATGAAGCTGCTCGACCGGGTCGGCATTGCCAACCAGGCGGAGAAATACCCGTCTCAGCTCTCCGGCGGCCAACAGCAGCGGGTCGCTATTGCCCGGGCCCTGGCCATGGAGCCACGGCTGATGTTGTTCGACGAACCTACGTCAGCCCTGGACCCGGAGATGATCGGCGAAGTACTGGACGTCATGCGGGAACTGGCCAAGGAAGGGATGACCATGATGGTCGTGACCCACGAAATGGGCTTCGCCCGGGAAGTGGCCGACCGGGTGATCTACATCCACGGCGGCCAGATCGTCGAGGAAGGCAAGCCGGCCGATGTGTTCGATAATCCGCAGAACGAACGGACGCAGTCGTTCCTGTCGAGGGTGTTGAAGCATTGA
- a CDS encoding DUF2505 domain-containing protein yields MKFDVVHPYDASLDRVLGAFLDERHIQEKNDRLGHRNVQVKELKRDDTAAKLVVEREMTSSVKVPATLSSFHREWNSVRQEEHWFRKDDSEWHCEFRVRIEGVPAKIQGNMQLKSAGAACTNHVTLDVRCEIPLLGKKIAQFLVDDSRYKMEQEYDATRGLL; encoded by the coding sequence ATGAAGTTTGATGTGGTGCACCCCTACGACGCCAGTCTCGATAGGGTGCTGGGAGCCTTTCTCGACGAGCGGCATATTCAGGAAAAGAATGACCGGCTGGGTCATCGTAATGTCCAGGTGAAAGAGCTCAAGCGGGACGATACGGCGGCGAAGTTGGTCGTGGAGCGGGAAATGACCTCGTCGGTGAAAGTCCCCGCAACGCTGTCCAGCTTCCATCGGGAATGGAACTCGGTACGGCAGGAAGAGCATTGGTTCCGCAAGGACGATTCGGAGTGGCATTGCGAATTTCGTGTGAGAATCGAAGGCGTGCCCGCGAAGATTCAGGGCAACATGCAGCTTAAGTCCGCCGGGGCCGCGTGCACGAATCATGTGACGCTGGATGTGCGGTGCGAGATTCCCTTGTTAGGGAAGAAGATCGCGCAGTTTCTGGTGGATGATTCACGGTACAAGATGGAGCAGGAATACGACGCGACGCGCGGGTTGCTGTGA
- a CDS encoding adenosylmethionine--8-amino-7-oxononanoate transaminase, whose amino-acid sequence MRNADLVKRDLKSVWHPCTQMKDHETLPLIPIKRGEGVWLEDFEENRYIDAVSSWWVNLFGHANPRINAAIREQTEQLEHVILAGFSHEPVVNLSERLIEVTPEGLNKCFYADNGSSAIEAALKMSYHYWRNMGKPGKKNFVNLGNSYHGETLGALALGDVSLYKDTYEPLLMEVITAPSPDAFNREAGESWEDYALRQFEGMEKILAERHDEICAVVVEPLIQCAGNMRMHHAIYHKKLREACDKYGVHLIADEIAVGFGRTGTMFACEQAGISPDFMCLSKGLTAGYLPLSVVLTTDTVYDAFYDDYETMRAFLHSHSYTGNPIGCAVALATLDIFRDDNVIENNRRLAQCMTDSVAHLADHPNVGDIRQHGMTLAIEMVKDRTTKTPFPWQERRGIKVYRHSLTRQALLRPLGNVVYFMPPYVITEEQIKHLAQVATEGIEIAVRD is encoded by the coding sequence ATGCGCAACGCTGACCTGGTCAAACGCGACCTGAAATCCGTCTGGCACCCATGCACCCAGATGAAAGACCACGAAACCCTGCCGCTGATTCCTATCAAGCGCGGCGAAGGGGTGTGGCTGGAAGACTTCGAAGAGAATCGCTATATCGACGCGGTCAGCTCCTGGTGGGTCAACCTGTTCGGTCACGCCAACCCGCGTATCAACGCCGCGATCCGCGAACAGACCGAACAGCTTGAGCACGTTATCCTCGCCGGCTTCAGCCACGAACCCGTCGTCAACCTGTCCGAACGGCTGATCGAGGTTACGCCGGAGGGATTGAACAAGTGCTTCTATGCGGACAACGGCTCCTCCGCCATCGAAGCCGCGCTCAAGATGAGTTACCACTACTGGCGCAACATGGGTAAGCCGGGCAAGAAGAACTTCGTCAACCTGGGCAATAGCTACCACGGGGAAACGCTAGGCGCCCTGGCACTGGGCGACGTGTCCCTCTATAAGGACACCTACGAGCCGCTGCTGATGGAAGTCATCACCGCGCCCTCCCCAGACGCGTTCAATCGCGAAGCCGGTGAAAGCTGGGAAGACTATGCCCTGCGCCAGTTCGAAGGCATGGAGAAGATCCTCGCCGAGCGTCACGACGAGATCTGCGCCGTGGTGGTGGAACCGCTGATCCAGTGTGCCGGCAACATGCGCATGCACCATGCGATCTACCACAAGAAGCTGCGTGAAGCCTGTGACAAGTACGGCGTCCACCTGATCGCCGACGAGATCGCGGTCGGCTTCGGCCGCACGGGTACGATGTTCGCCTGCGAACAGGCCGGCATCTCGCCCGATTTCATGTGTTTATCCAAGGGCCTGACCGCAGGCTACCTGCCGCTATCCGTGGTGCTCACCACCGACACGGTCTATGACGCCTTCTACGACGATTACGAAACCATGCGCGCCTTCCTGCATTCCCACAGCTACACCGGCAACCCGATCGGTTGTGCCGTAGCGCTGGCGACGCTGGATATATTCCGCGACGACAACGTCATTGAAAATAACAGGCGTCTGGCCCAGTGCATGACCGACTCCGTCGCGCACCTTGCGGATCACCCAAATGTCGGCGATATCCGCCAGCACGGCATGACCCTGGCGATCGAAATGGTCAAGGACAGGACCACAAAAACGCCCTTCCCCTGGCAGGAGCGCCGTGGCATCAAGGTCTATCGACATTCGTTGACCCGCCAGGCACTGCTGCGTCCCCTGGGTAATGTGGTCTACTTCATGCCGCCTTATGTGATTACCGAGGAGCAGATCAAGCATCTGGCCCAGGTGGCCACTGAAGGCATCGAAATCGCGGTCAGGGACTGA
- a CDS encoding 16S rRNA (uracil(1498)-N(3))-methyltransferase, which yields MRIPRIYSPVALAAGSEVQLDEQAANHVGRVLRMQTGQHVELFNGDGHDYPAILTDVGKKQVKARIGEPVPNTSESPLQVHLGQVLSRGDRMDYAIQKSVEMGVARITPLVSERCEVKLKGDREDKRLRHWQQVAISAAEQCGRARVPDIEPVATLADWFAVTGNEDLRLVLHHRTPQSLAGLDRPQTLALLVGPEGGLSDEEIQAAEAAGFLPAALGPRVLRTETAPVAALAICHWLWGDGQKD from the coding sequence ATGCGCATCCCACGGATCTATTCACCGGTAGCCCTGGCCGCTGGTAGCGAAGTCCAACTGGACGAGCAGGCAGCCAACCACGTGGGCCGGGTATTGCGCATGCAAACCGGGCAGCACGTCGAACTGTTCAACGGTGACGGGCACGACTATCCTGCAATCCTGACCGACGTCGGCAAGAAGCAGGTGAAGGCTCGCATCGGCGAACCTGTACCCAATACCAGCGAATCGCCATTGCAGGTTCACCTGGGCCAGGTATTGTCCCGGGGAGATCGCATGGATTACGCGATCCAGAAGAGTGTGGAAATGGGCGTGGCCCGCATCACGCCGCTGGTAAGCGAGCGTTGCGAGGTGAAGCTGAAGGGCGACCGCGAGGACAAGCGACTGCGTCACTGGCAACAGGTGGCCATCAGTGCCGCCGAACAATGCGGACGCGCTCGGGTGCCCGATATCGAACCGGTCGCTACGCTTGCAGACTGGTTCGCGGTAACCGGTAACGAAGATCTTAGACTGGTGCTACATCACCGTACCCCGCAGTCTCTTGCCGGGCTGGACAGGCCCCAAACGTTGGCGCTGCTGGTTGGGCCGGAAGGTGGGCTAAGCGATGAAGAGATCCAGGCGGCGGAGGCGGCCGGTTTCCTGCCCGCAGCGCTAGGGCCGCGAGTGCTTCGAACCGAAACGGCGCCGGTAGCGGCTTTGGCCATTTGCCATTGGTTGTGGGGCGACGGGCAGAAGGATTAG
- a CDS encoding efflux RND transporter periplasmic adaptor subunit has product MRKTNRFWARRRLLPLVLIVIAIAVVVALFRLKPAPPEATAEEKAWPVQTSVIESAARSPQLRLLGRIETPYQSTLSAAVTANVEALPVLEGQAVDQGDIIIELEDTEVELLRAQRQADVNELQSQIKQEQNQFKADQRLLEREKALVAISQRALDRENRLEASNLNSRARIDQAQQALQSAEISLVNRELAVANHESRLQSLEARLARAKALLEQAKLDLERTSIRAPFAGVVTDIQVSPGERVRPGEVLASLYATDNLEVRAQIPMQRVGVVQQALADKASLTATTSITGDPYELLLARLSGQVNPGAGGVDGLFRFADETPSAALNRTLDLTLELPPQSNLFSVPVSSLYDEHTLYRISEGRLESVDVTVVGDRFGDGRQSLLVRSKQLKTGDRILTTQLPNAISGLKVTVMNPGADHG; this is encoded by the coding sequence GTGCGAAAAACCAACCGTTTTTGGGCCAGGCGCCGCCTGCTGCCCCTCGTCCTTATTGTTATCGCGATTGCGGTCGTGGTGGCGCTGTTCAGGCTCAAGCCTGCACCTCCCGAAGCCACGGCCGAAGAAAAGGCCTGGCCTGTCCAGACCTCGGTGATCGAATCCGCCGCACGCTCGCCGCAACTACGTTTGCTGGGCCGTATCGAGACTCCCTACCAGTCCACCCTGAGCGCCGCCGTTACGGCTAATGTCGAAGCCCTACCGGTGCTCGAAGGCCAGGCGGTCGACCAGGGCGATATCATCATCGAACTGGAAGACACCGAAGTGGAACTGCTGCGGGCGCAGCGCCAGGCCGATGTGAACGAACTGCAGAGCCAGATCAAGCAGGAACAGAACCAATTCAAGGCTGACCAACGCCTACTGGAGCGCGAAAAGGCGCTGGTCGCTATTTCACAGCGCGCGCTGGATCGTGAAAACCGCCTGGAAGCTTCCAACCTCAACAGCCGTGCCCGTATCGACCAGGCTCAACAGGCCCTGCAGTCCGCGGAAATTTCACTGGTGAACCGGGAGCTGGCGGTCGCCAATCACGAAAGCCGGCTGCAATCCCTTGAGGCCCGTCTGGCTCGGGCTAAGGCCCTACTCGAGCAAGCCAAGCTCGACCTGGAACGCACTTCAATCCGGGCGCCCTTTGCTGGCGTGGTCACTGACATTCAGGTCAGCCCCGGTGAGCGGGTACGTCCCGGTGAGGTCCTGGCAAGCCTCTATGCCACCGACAACCTGGAAGTACGCGCCCAGATCCCCATGCAGCGCGTGGGTGTGGTCCAGCAAGCCCTGGCTGACAAGGCCAGCCTGACCGCGACCACATCGATCACGGGCGATCCCTACGAACTCCTGCTGGCCCGACTTTCCGGCCAGGTCAATCCGGGGGCCGGCGGTGTGGATGGCTTGTTCCGGTTTGCCGACGAAACACCGTCCGCCGCCCTGAACCGCACGCTGGACCTGACCCTGGAACTGCCGCCGCAGTCCAACCTGTTTTCCGTACCGGTCTCGTCATTGTACGACGAGCACACGCTATACCGTATCTCCGAAGGCAGGCTCGAGTCGGTCGATGTGACGGTCGTCGGTGATCGCTTTGGCGACGGTCGTCAGAGCCTGCTCGTGCGTTCCAAACAACTCAAGACCGGCGATCGTATTCTCACCACTCAGCTACCCAACGCCATCAGCGGCCTCAAGGTCACCGTGATGAATCCGGGAGCCGACCATGGCTGA
- a CDS encoding efflux RND transporter permease subunit encodes MAEDPGQHRNDILGRFAQHKVAANLLMLIMLLAGIYALSGLNRQFLPNFATDFITVTVVWPGASAEDVARSITTPLEQELRNLDNVKEMRSTSTLGYGNIVIEYEEGTDMGIALDQVNEHVGLVRNLPSDAERPEISKYIRNEPIATVILTGPARLEALRPMAYRFEDELLNRGVAKVELTGLPDREIAIEVDSENIADLGMSLPQLGQRIVGQSQDIPAGTVGDEESAREIRSLEKGRTASQFANMAIMTTADGRRLTLGDVAEITLRPKDDAVEVFYQGQPAVLMQLQRAETSDALNSAGIMQQWLGDTRPSLPQDIQLIVFDEQYELIVDRINLLLKNGIGGLILVVGILFIFLNGRIAFWVAAGIPISFMGTLAILWMNGGSINMVSLFALIMALGIIVDDAIVVAEDAMTHYQRGERSLQAAEGGARRMLVPVMSSSLTTIAAFLPLMLVSGIIGQILRDIPFVVICVIIASLIESFLILPGHLRSSFHKHHHREEGPLRKKLDRGFNRFRDNYFRPMAEWSLSNRGTVIVATGCALLISLAIVVSGHVRFTFFPTPESSRIVASVKFAAGTPPSDVKSYGRLMEDILWETNSQLKDERDLVKVAVLQLNRGSFDGGVSIERGEQYAMVTVELVTPDARSVRNPEFIAAWRKALPQLAGVEQLSITSPQGGPPGKPLDVFISGADAATLKDAAESLKEDLRNYEGVTDILDDLPYGKQQYIFTLTPLAQSLGLTIDDVGRQMRAALDGQLLQVFYDAHDEVEVRIMLPEAERNLQRTLDTLPIVTPTGDTTPLANVINLESRRGLALLRHTDGQLGVHVTADVDPTVTNANQVIADLQQDAIDELESTYGVNTRFEGKAEEQRETGQDMMAGALIGLALIYIILAWVFGAYTWPLAVMIAIPFGLCGAILGHLLLGIDLTILSLFGMFGLSGIVINDSIILVTFYKELRAGGMPVREALVEAACQRLRAVLLTSLTTISGLLPLLFETSLQAQFLIPMAVSIAFGLAVGTFLILLVVPVLLSLIEGASNRLQRARDNRAKISEQQG; translated from the coding sequence ATGGCTGAAGATCCCGGCCAACACCGTAACGACATCCTCGGCCGTTTCGCCCAACACAAGGTCGCCGCCAACCTGCTGATGCTGATCATGCTGCTGGCGGGCATCTATGCCCTGAGCGGCCTGAACCGCCAGTTCCTGCCCAACTTCGCCACCGACTTCATTACGGTCACCGTGGTCTGGCCCGGCGCCAGCGCCGAGGACGTGGCCCGTTCCATCACTACGCCGTTGGAACAGGAGCTGCGCAATCTTGATAACGTGAAGGAGATGCGCTCCACCTCTACCCTCGGCTACGGCAACATCGTAATCGAGTACGAGGAAGGCACGGACATGGGCATCGCCCTGGACCAGGTGAACGAGCATGTCGGCCTGGTGCGCAACCTGCCCAGCGATGCCGAACGCCCGGAAATCAGCAAGTATATCCGCAACGAACCGATCGCCACGGTCATCCTCACCGGCCCCGCCCGCCTTGAAGCCCTGCGTCCCATGGCCTACCGCTTCGAGGACGAACTGCTCAACCGCGGGGTCGCGAAGGTCGAGCTGACAGGGCTACCCGATCGGGAAATTGCCATCGAGGTGGACAGCGAAAACATCGCTGACCTGGGAATGTCGCTGCCTCAACTGGGCCAGCGTATCGTTGGGCAGAGCCAGGACATACCCGCCGGCACTGTGGGCGATGAGGAATCCGCCCGTGAAATCCGCAGCCTGGAAAAGGGGCGCACCGCTAGCCAGTTCGCCAACATGGCCATCATGACCACGGCGGATGGACGACGCCTGACCCTGGGCGATGTGGCAGAGATCACCCTGCGCCCCAAGGACGATGCGGTCGAAGTCTTTTATCAGGGCCAACCCGCCGTGCTCATGCAACTTCAGCGGGCGGAAACCAGCGACGCCCTGAATTCTGCAGGGATCATGCAGCAATGGCTGGGGGATACGCGCCCGTCGCTGCCCCAGGATATCCAGCTCATCGTGTTCGACGAGCAGTATGAGCTGATCGTCGACCGTATCAACCTGCTGCTGAAGAACGGCATCGGCGGACTGATCCTGGTCGTCGGCATCCTGTTTATCTTCCTCAACGGCCGCATTGCCTTCTGGGTAGCGGCGGGTATCCCTATCTCGTTCATGGGTACGTTGGCGATCCTCTGGATGAACGGCGGCAGCATCAACATGGTCAGTCTGTTCGCGCTGATCATGGCTTTGGGGATTATCGTCGACGACGCTATCGTCGTGGCGGAAGACGCCATGACCCACTACCAGCGCGGAGAGCGATCGCTGCAGGCTGCCGAGGGCGGTGCGCGACGGATGTTGGTGCCGGTCATGAGTTCGTCGCTGACAACCATTGCCGCCTTCCTGCCGCTGATGCTGGTGAGCGGGATCATCGGTCAGATTTTGCGGGATATTCCCTTCGTGGTGATCTGCGTGATCATCGCGTCGCTGATCGAGAGCTTCCTGATCCTCCCCGGGCACCTGCGGTCCTCGTTCCACAAGCACCACCATCGGGAGGAAGGCCCATTGCGCAAGAAGCTGGACCGGGGATTCAATCGCTTCCGCGACAATTATTTCCGGCCCATGGCAGAGTGGAGCCTGAGCAACCGGGGCACGGTCATCGTGGCTACGGGATGTGCGCTGTTGATCAGCCTGGCCATCGTCGTTTCCGGACATGTCCGTTTCACCTTCTTTCCCACCCCGGAGTCATCACGCATTGTTGCCAGCGTTAAATTCGCGGCCGGCACACCGCCTTCGGACGTAAAATCCTACGGGCGCTTAATGGAAGACATTCTCTGGGAGACGAACAGTCAGTTGAAGGACGAGCGCGACCTCGTGAAAGTGGCCGTGCTGCAACTTAATCGCGGGTCATTCGACGGTGGCGTCTCCATCGAACGCGGCGAACAGTACGCCATGGTGACCGTGGAGCTGGTCACACCGGATGCCCGCAGCGTGCGCAACCCCGAATTTATCGCCGCCTGGCGCAAGGCCTTGCCGCAACTGGCGGGTGTAGAGCAACTATCGATTACCAGCCCCCAAGGCGGCCCACCGGGCAAACCGCTCGACGTGTTCATTTCCGGGGCCGATGCCGCGACGCTGAAGGATGCCGCCGAATCCCTGAAAGAAGACCTGCGCAATTACGAAGGCGTCACCGATATTCTTGACGACCTGCCCTACGGCAAGCAGCAGTATATCTTCACCCTGACTCCCCTGGCGCAATCCCTCGGTCTGACCATCGATGATGTTGGTCGTCAGATGCGGGCTGCGTTGGATGGTCAGCTGTTGCAGGTCTTCTATGACGCCCACGACGAGGTGGAGGTGCGGATCATGCTGCCGGAGGCCGAACGCAACCTGCAGCGTACGCTGGACACGCTCCCCATCGTCACGCCGACGGGAGACACCACACCACTCGCCAACGTCATCAACCTGGAATCCCGCCGTGGCCTGGCATTGTTGCGTCATACCGATGGTCAGCTGGGGGTCCACGTTACCGCCGATGTGGACCCGACCGTGACCAACGCCAACCAGGTGATTGCCGATCTGCAGCAGGATGCCATCGACGAACTGGAGAGCACGTACGGCGTGAACACCCGCTTCGAAGGCAAGGCGGAAGAGCAACGGGAGACGGGCCAGGACATGATGGCGGGAGCCTTGATTGGCCTGGCACTGATCTACATCATCCTGGCGTGGGTCTTCGGCGCCTATACCTGGCCCCTGGCGGTGATGATCGCTATTCCCTTCGGCCTGTGCGGCGCCATCCTGGGCCATTTATTGCTCGGCATCGACCTGACCATCCTGTCTCTGTTCGGTATGTTCGGCCTGTCCGGCATCGTGATCAACGACTCGATCATCCTGGTGACCTTCTACAAGGAACTCCGGGCCGGCGGCATGCCCGTGCGTGAAGCGCTGGTGGAGGCGGCCTGCCAGCGTCTGCGTGCAGTGCTGCTGACGTCACTGACCACCATCAGCGGGCTGCTGCCTCTCTTGTTCGAGACCTCCCTGCAAGCCCAGTTCCTGATTCCCATGGCGGTGAGCATCGCCTTCGGCCTGGCGGTGGGTACCTTCCTGATCCTGCTGGTGGTACCGGTATTGCTATCGCTGATCGAGGGCGCTTCGAACCGCCTGCAACGGGCGAGGGACAATCGCGCAAAGATCTCCGAACAGCAAGGCTGA